One Planctomycetaceae bacterium genomic window, GATCCCTGACCTCAGCCATGCTACCCCCGGAAAAACCCGGAATCTACTGGGTTAATTGCGAACCACTGGAATTCCGGGAGGTCCTTTCCAGAGACCTCACCCACTGGATGCATTCGGATCAGTTTGCCTGAACCCCGAATCTCAACGCTTCGTCGGTCGGGAATCCGGTAAGAAAAACTGAAGCACAGTGGACCGACGGACGATAAATTCGCTATAAACCGCCTGGCTGGGCCATTCACCTGGATTAACCCAGGTTGTCTACCCGGCAGGTTTGCTGCACGTATTTGGCGTGGCGAACGCAGGCAATACAACCAGGGGCGGTAGCCAAGTGGCTAAGGCAACGGATTGCAAATCCGTCATGCGCGGGTTCGACTCCCGCTCGCCCCTCTCAAACCCCGCATTCTGTCCAGCGCAGAATGCGGGGTTTTTCGTCACTGGGCCATCTTTCTCTCGTGAACCATCGTTCGGATGAAGTGTCTCAACTGTTGAAGTCGCACGATGGAAATCCCAGCGTCCCGATTCCTTCAGTAAATCCTGCACCCAAACTTGAAGTGGTTAGTTTCGCTGAGTATCTTGCCCGCGTTGATCGTTTTGGTGGCTATAGCTCAGTTGGTTAGAGCGCCAGATTGTGGTTCTGGAGGTCGCCGGTTCGAGACCGGTTAGCCACCCTCAAACGCCTGAGAATCTCTCAGGCGTTTTTTCATGCCCACATTCGTGCCGTGCGCAGCCGCACCGTTCAAGCGTGCCCACAATTATCACTGGGCCAATTGATTAATTTCGAACAGCAACGTCGCTCGCAGCTCATCGATTGTCTTCGGGTCGCTGACTTTTTTCTGGTTGCGATCGGTAACGTAGAAAACGTCGACAACCTGATCGATATGCGTGGCAATTCGCGCCAGACGAATCTCAAGTTGCCGATCAAACAAAGTCCGGGCCAACGTATACAGCAGACCCTGGCTGTCGCTGGCAAAGATATCGATCACCGTGAATCGCTCTGAGCAGTCATTGTCAATCGTCACCTGAGGTTCAGTCAGCGGAACAGGGTTCCTGTTCGATTTGAACTGAAACAGAGTGCTTCGTCGGAAGACGCTCTCGACAGATTTTTTCGCGATGAGAACATCGGTAATGGCCTGGGCGACATCTTCTATTCGAGATGAAGGCACTGCTCCGGAGAAATCGTTATCCGTCACTCTGAATGCGGCAACAAGTGTGGAATCGGCCGTCGTACAAATCTGAGCGGCATGAATATCCATTCGCAGCCCAGACAAGACTCCTGCGATCTTATGAAAACTTCCGCTCTCGTATCGCTCCGCTGCAAAAACACGATATCCAACCGTGTGAGTCTCGGGATCGTATTCAGCTTCAATCTTTACATCCGTCTGATTCAGTTGTTGAATCATATCCAGATCCCGCGCGATACGGCTGGGATCCTCGGTCATCAGATAAAAAGCCGGCAAAGCATCCAACTGTTCGTCGATCCAGCGTGGCCAATGCCCCTCGTCATGATCCATGCCAATGGGGACAATTGATCCGCGAACCGTATCACGAATGATCTTCAGCCTCTCCTGCTCCAGGTGATTGTAAGGACGTCCGCTCAGAACCTGCATGGTTCGATTGTAGAGATCGGCAAGAAGTTCGCCCTTCCAGTCAGACCAGACATCCGGCCCCACGGCACGAATATCGGCAACAGTCAGGACATAAAGCATACGCAGCAACTCAGGTGCACCCACCAGTCGTGCGAATTCGACCAGCACACCCGGGTCTGAAATATCGCGGCGAAATGCAAGATTTGGCATCACGAGATGGTGTTTGACCAGAAACACCAGCATGTTCTTCTTGTTCTCTGCCATTTGCAGTCGGGATGCAACTGATAAGCACATCTCTGCACCGACAAGACTATGATCTCCCTCACGACCTTTCCCGATGTCATGCATCAGCAGCGCTAAATGCAGCGTCGCGCGGTGTCGGACGGTCTGATAGGCCGAACCAACGGGCGAAGTGTCATTCGCGAACGAAACGATTTCGTCCATTGCCTTCAGTGTGTGTTCATCCACCGTAAACTGATGATACTGATTGAACTGAATCAGACATCGGATCTCGGCAAACTCCGGAATCAGCCATTCCAACACGCCCGTCTCGTACATCTGACGCAGCGCGTCGGGCAAACCATCCGTGTTTCGCAGCAGTGAACGAAACCGGCGAGTGACTTCGTGATCCATTTCAGACGGCAATTCAGCCGCGATCAACCCAAGATGTTTGCGAAGGGATGGAGACAGCGGAATGCGTGCCTCAGCTGCTGCAACAAACAGATCCAGAATTTTCAGCGGATCATTTTTCAGTGTTCCCAGTTCATCCTGGGGCAGCGAGAGTGAGCCATCTGTGATCAGAAACCCTTTGCCAGTTCGCTGTGGCCGGATGGTACTCCGCAGGCGAGAAAACAATGTCGGCTTCTTGCCAAATTCCGTTACTCGGCGAGCAATCTCAGACACTCGGGATGTATGCGAGAAATACTCCTGCATGAACGCCTCAACGGCCTTCGCAGTGTCATGAATTCCCGGAAATTTCCGTTTGGCCAGCTCAACCTGCAAATCCCGGTTCAGGACATCCTGCCGCATGTGACGGGCACAATGCAGGTCAAGCCGCACTCCCGTCAGATACTCGTCCGCCTGCTGAAGTGTCGCCAGTTCATCCTGGCTGACTTCACGATGCGAATGGAGGGCGTCCAGATCAGCATCGCCATACCGAGCGAACGAAACCCACTGCAACAAATGAAGATCTCGAAGCCCGCCGGGCGATTTCTTGATATCCGGTTCGAGCTGATTGACAGAATTGCCCCGTGACATCCACTCATCACGTCGTGCAGACACACATCGCTCAATCAGACGCTGGGGTTTCTCACGAAGCACGCGACCAAAAACCTGTTCGCGCGTGTAATCGAGCAATGTGACGGACCCGCAGAGGTACCGCATGCTGATCAGCGATGTAGCGAACTGAACGTCCTCGGATGCAAACCGAATGACATCCGCAGGCGTACGAATGCTGTGCCCAGGCTGCAGTCTTGCGTCCCAGAAAGATCGCACCACCGCTGACAGGATCTCGCCGACCTCCG contains:
- the glnD gene encoding [protein-PII] uridylyltransferase, producing the protein MQNAVSERRVAGSSAIETCHWFSDQIDLLLTEIVESHLQMKGRPGLSASFCMVAVGGNGRRRPAPYSDVDLLFITDPKCDAEVGEILSAVVRSFWDARLQPGHSIRTPADVIRFASEDVQFATSLISMRYLCGSVTLLDYTREQVFGRVLREKPQRLIERCVSARRDEWMSRGNSVNQLEPDIKKSPGGLRDLHLLQWVSFARYGDADLDALHSHREVSQDELATLQQADEYLTGVRLDLHCARHMRQDVLNRDLQVELAKRKFPGIHDTAKAVEAFMQEYFSHTSRVSEIARRVTEFGKKPTLFSRLRSTIRPQRTGKGFLITDGSLSLPQDELGTLKNDPLKILDLFVAAAEARIPLSPSLRKHLGLIAAELPSEMDHEVTRRFRSLLRNTDGLPDALRQMYETGVLEWLIPEFAEIRCLIQFNQYHQFTVDEHTLKAMDEIVSFANDTSPVGSAYQTVRHRATLHLALLMHDIGKGREGDHSLVGAEMCLSVASRLQMAENKKNMLVFLVKHHLVMPNLAFRRDISDPGVLVEFARLVGAPELLRMLYVLTVADIRAVGPDVWSDWKGELLADLYNRTMQVLSGRPYNHLEQERLKIIRDTVRGSIVPIGMDHDEGHWPRWIDEQLDALPAFYLMTEDPSRIARDLDMIQQLNQTDVKIEAEYDPETHTVGYRVFAAERYESGSFHKIAGVLSGLRMDIHAAQICTTADSTLVAAFRVTDNDFSGAVPSSRIEDVAQAITDVLIAKKSVESVFRRSTLFQFKSNRNPVPLTEPQVTIDNDCSERFTVIDIFASDSQGLLYTLARTLFDRQLEIRLARIATHIDQVVDVFYVTDRNQKKVSDPKTIDELRATLLFEINQLAQ